The Caldivirga sp. genome contains a region encoding:
- a CDS encoding DNA repair protein: protein MKLLKVFEGISDRLRENGWFIDKPESPSWWGGALSPEEVIISAILVQQTRWERVVGAMVKLRRSGLNTLRALAELNPVNLANMLTGINFRFTKANRLVEIAKNIVSIGGLEALSKLSDDDVRGILLSMDGVGHETADSIMLFALNRLTLPVSTYTIRVINRISGVLYGDYEEWRIRLMSLLPKALYEYKLFHAGVVTTGKEWCLRGKPRCGECPLRNQCRLARLNAGKG from the coding sequence GTGAAGTTACTTAAGGTGTTTGAGGGAATCAGTGATAGGCTTAGGGAGAATGGATGGTTTATTGATAAGCCTGAATCCCCCAGCTGGTGGGGTGGTGCCTTAAGCCCTGAGGAGGTTATCATATCCGCCATACTGGTTCAGCAAACCAGATGGGAGAGGGTTGTTGGGGCCATGGTTAAGCTTAGGCGAAGTGGGTTAAACACGCTCAGGGCACTTGCTGAACTTAACCCAGTTAACTTAGCCAACATGTTGACTGGAATAAACTTCAGGTTTACTAAGGCTAATAGGTTGGTGGAGATTGCGAAAAATATCGTATCCATAGGTGGATTAGAGGCTTTAAGCAAGCTTAGTGACGATGATGTTAGGGGAATACTGCTATCAATGGATGGTGTTGGTCACGAAACTGCCGACTCAATAATGCTCTTCGCCCTAAATAGGTTAACGTTACCTGTCTCAACGTACACAATTAGGGTCATTAATAGGATTAGTGGGGTACTCTATGGGGATTACGAGGAGTGGAGAATTAGACTAATGAGCCTACTGCCCAAGGCACTATATGAGTATAAGCTTTTCCACGCTGGTGTGGTAACTACTGGAAAGGAGTGGTGCCTTAGGGGGAAACCAAGATGCGGCGAATGCCCACTACGTAATCAATGCCGCCTTGCTAGGCTTAATGCCGGTAAGGGTTAA
- a CDS encoding nascent polypeptide-associated complex protein, giving the protein MFNPNEVKRMLKRMGINVNVKDVDAVKVIVELKDGSSIELSNPTVVLLEMPGGVLLYQVQVDKRDVKANQPQAPPRVVVKAQSPKYSEDDIRLIMDQTGVSRDEAIKALEEANGDLAEAILKLQRSGFHP; this is encoded by the coding sequence ATGTTTAACCCTAATGAGGTTAAGAGAATGCTTAAGAGAATGGGGATTAACGTTAACGTTAAGGACGTTGACGCAGTTAAGGTAATAGTGGAGTTAAAGGACGGCAGCAGTATTGAGTTAAGTAATCCAACTGTTGTGCTCCTTGAAATGCCGGGTGGCGTTTTACTTTACCAGGTTCAGGTTGATAAGAGGGATGTTAAGGCTAATCAACCGCAGGCGCCACCAAGAGTGGTTGTTAAGGCGCAATCGCCAAAGTATAGTGAGGATGACATTAGGCTTATCATGGATCAGACAGGGGTAAGTAGGGATGAGGCTATTAAAGCCCTTGAGGAGGCTAACGGAGACTTAGCTGAGGCAATATTAAAACTACAGAGGTCGGGTTTCCATCCCTAA
- a CDS encoding sugar phosphate isomerase/epimerase → MDSPRVNLAWLYAITKYGYPPSISNFYDFVNDAVRLGFKAIELEVYGEDNLKAVESEKVKLRDFIESRGLKVINVAGIFPQLLSAIDGVRERGLELFRRSTELAVFFNAGLTQTDTFTPPVEFIGSRPYSTAIVFAERYRVRIPAGFSWRSFWRLLVEVMRECSRIALDHGLRFTIEPRVGETVANSDAMLRLIDEVNMDNFGAVLDVGHLNAAKELVPLSIEKLNGKIFYVHASDNDGKDNYHWSPGRGIVDWDAVFEELRKFNFSGYVAIDVGGQDIKERLDDEVMQARRFIEEIGVKHGLW, encoded by the coding sequence ATGGATTCCCCTAGGGTTAACCTAGCATGGTTATACGCGATAACGAAGTACGGTTACCCACCAAGCATAAGTAACTTCTACGATTTCGTGAACGATGCCGTTAGGCTTGGTTTCAAGGCAATTGAGCTTGAGGTTTACGGTGAGGATAATTTAAAGGCTGTTGAGAGTGAGAAGGTTAAGTTAAGGGACTTTATTGAATCCCGTGGATTGAAGGTTATTAATGTTGCTGGAATATTCCCACAACTACTATCGGCAATTGATGGAGTTAGGGAGAGGGGGCTTGAATTATTCAGGAGGAGTACCGAGTTAGCGGTATTCTTTAACGCTGGCCTAACTCAAACAGACACCTTCACTCCACCAGTTGAGTTCATTGGTTCTAGGCCCTATTCAACGGCAATAGTGTTTGCTGAAAGGTATAGGGTTAGGATTCCCGCAGGATTCTCATGGAGGAGCTTTTGGAGACTGCTGGTTGAGGTTATGAGGGAGTGTTCAAGGATTGCCCTTGACCATGGCTTAAGGTTCACCATTGAGCCTAGGGTTGGGGAAACTGTGGCTAATAGTGATGCTATGCTTAGGTTAATTGATGAGGTTAACATGGATAATTTTGGGGCTGTATTAGACGTTGGGCATCTTAATGCGGCTAAGGAATTGGTTCCATTATCCATAGAGAAACTTAATGGTAAGATCTTCTACGTTCACGCCTCGGATAATGATGGTAAGGATAATTACCACTGGAGTCCAGGTAGGGGTATTGTGGATTGGGATGCGGTGTTTGAGGAGTTGAGGAAATTCAACTTCAGTGGTTACGTAGCTATTGATGTTGGTGGGCAGGACATTAAGGAGAGGCTTGATGATGAGGTTATGCAGGCTAGGAGGTTTATTGAGGAGATTGGCGTTAAGCATGGGTTATGGTGA
- a CDS encoding alpha-glucosidase/alpha-galactosidase: MAAVNPNVKGVKVCVIGAGSKAFIASLLRDFALTSSLHGITLALMDIDEHRLTRSYILAQKYFSELKVPINIERTMDTKACVEGSSFIINLAFAIGYDHYGMMVETAEKHGYYRGVDSTEWNMVCCYPTLTGYKQYVVALNVAELISEYAKDAWMIQVSNPVLETTTILHMQYPKLKLVGYCHGAAHGVEQLASKALGLDTSKIEWQAVGLNHVVFLTRLKYNGEDAYHLIDEWIEKKSEEFWANYVPGPWEETLSRAAVDMYRLYGLYPLGDTARSGTWKYHRDLKTKIYWYGPVGGIDSEVGWGIRMLLNQENENRLERTAFNSSVKATDVYPPVKSGEHIVDFIDSVLNGVERRIILNVPNNGILPRLPSDAIVEAPVYVKGDSIRPEAIVNVPNKMYSYVWYPRLAVTERALEAYLAGSRELLVEALMHDPRTRSNEQAREVIDDLLNLPFNEDLKRHYR; this comes from the coding sequence ATGGCTGCTGTTAATCCAAATGTTAAGGGTGTTAAAGTATGCGTCATTGGTGCTGGTAGTAAGGCCTTCATAGCGAGCCTCCTTAGGGATTTCGCCTTAACCAGTAGCCTTCATGGCATTACATTAGCCTTAATGGACATTGATGAACATAGGTTAACTAGGTCCTATATACTAGCCCAGAAGTACTTCAGTGAACTTAAGGTTCCAATTAACATTGAGAGGACCATGGATACTAAAGCCTGTGTTGAAGGCTCCTCCTTCATTATTAACCTAGCCTTCGCGATAGGTTACGACCATTATGGTATGATGGTTGAGACTGCTGAGAAGCATGGATACTATAGAGGCGTTGACTCCACAGAATGGAACATGGTCTGCTGTTACCCAACCCTAACAGGCTATAAGCAGTACGTGGTTGCCTTAAACGTAGCTGAGCTAATTAGTGAATACGCTAAGGATGCTTGGATGATTCAAGTCTCTAATCCAGTCCTTGAAACAACAACGATACTTCACATGCAGTACCCTAAGCTTAAACTAGTGGGTTACTGCCATGGTGCAGCACACGGTGTTGAGCAGTTGGCAAGTAAGGCCCTTGGGCTTGATACCAGTAAAATTGAGTGGCAGGCCGTTGGCTTAAACCACGTGGTCTTCCTAACTAGGCTTAAGTATAATGGGGAGGACGCTTACCACCTAATTGATGAGTGGATTGAAAAGAAGTCTGAGGAATTCTGGGCCAATTACGTGCCTGGTCCATGGGAGGAGACGCTGAGTAGGGCTGCAGTGGACATGTATAGGCTTTATGGCCTATACCCACTTGGTGATACTGCTAGGAGTGGGACGTGGAAGTACCATAGGGATCTTAAAACTAAGATCTACTGGTATGGGCCCGTAGGTGGTATCGATTCTGAGGTAGGGTGGGGTATTAGGATGCTGTTGAATCAGGAGAATGAAAATAGGCTTGAAAGGACTGCATTCAATTCAAGCGTTAAGGCCACTGACGTTTACCCACCTGTTAAGAGTGGGGAGCATATTGTAGATTTCATTGATAGTGTACTTAATGGCGTTGAGAGGAGAATAATACTAAACGTACCCAATAATGGTATATTACCCAGGCTACCGAGTGATGCCATAGTTGAGGCGCCGGTGTACGTTAAGGGTGATTCAATTAGACCTGAGGCGATTGTTAACGTACCCAATAAAATGTACTCATACGTCTGGTACCCTAGATTAGCTGTAACCGAGAGAGCTCTTGAGGCTTACTTAGCCGGAAGCAGGGAGTTACTGGTAGAGGCTTTGATGCATGACCCCAGGACGAGGAGTAATGAGCAGGCAAGGGAGGTTATTGATGATTTACTTAACTTACCATTTAATGAGGATTTGAAGAGACACTATAGGTGA
- a CDS encoding DUF87 domain-containing protein, translating into MEFPPKVNMIFTTRIRIMITALTLIILSSLITRYALIALVVLIIIFRNDLVLLTLSTKHGVGPQLVVRDNYVYDPVNKLIHLFLLAEPIHDLLRLSEDRFVNLVNEMLLRLNLCDKCYVAFIVTSDRKLIRVSMVDEPPFNDFKAFQANAVNVLEDYFMLKPIKGDELRNLINQSPYPASSLVIVLAASLVVSLLFGVLGIIPWLTFATIVIKHYLSGRFTVNNGFLFSRISTRNELMMSKLTPADVYSLAKAFHNTISDYALIISGNSELSILATREYHKASESLVVKERGKSYPGLLYWRNVIDRLSTGELPLRLMLLCNRGFEYVSTIKSKAASYALWVPEGFLLNGLSHDTAVFIPLIGGRLRLSEGGRVIRIGVDSLGKPVEVDLDSLPAGHMLLLGPTGMGKSWAARTILARLIKMGLRVVVIDPHGEYGNLGLPTIDVSERFVDFLNPVSKVEGKETILRVAQSISEAFNVSDLDLILSDLGDFNEHEDFRETFSKAAEATYSVELSYIYSIISNSLGRRGLITPEELRQGMVLSFKSILPNPELTAFAMNQVTAYLYSMFAGKMGKLSSILAIDEAYYVMGSKLMELYVRGLRKSGLGVMLITQTLTNVSSSLIQNMPLIIMMGGPDSYIIESMSYLKLDQNEFEWLRLGLAPHMMGNRSRALLIEGPVRRQVLVDLDPRLKPTNN; encoded by the coding sequence GTGGAATTTCCTCCCAAGGTCAATATGATCTTCACCACGAGAATTAGAATAATGATTACCGCATTAACGCTGATAATACTTTCCTCATTAATAACTAGATACGCCCTAATAGCTCTAGTAGTTTTAATAATAATATTCAGGAATGACCTAGTTTTACTAACCTTATCTACCAAGCATGGTGTAGGGCCGCAATTAGTGGTGAGGGATAATTACGTTTATGACCCAGTTAATAAGCTTATTCACTTATTTCTACTTGCTGAACCTATTCATGATTTACTTAGGCTGAGTGAAGATAGGTTCGTTAATCTTGTTAATGAAATGCTACTTAGGTTGAACCTATGCGATAAATGCTATGTAGCATTCATAGTAACCAGCGATAGGAAGCTGATTAGGGTATCTATGGTTGATGAACCACCGTTTAATGATTTCAAGGCATTTCAAGCAAATGCTGTTAATGTACTAGAGGATTACTTCATGCTTAAACCAATTAAGGGAGATGAGCTTAGAAACCTTATAAATCAATCACCATACCCTGCATCAAGCCTAGTGATCGTGCTAGCGGCATCATTAGTAGTTTCCCTACTGTTCGGGGTCTTGGGTATTATACCTTGGTTAACATTCGCCACAATAGTGATTAAGCATTATTTAAGCGGAAGGTTCACTGTTAATAATGGATTCTTATTCAGCAGGATTAGTACCAGGAATGAACTTATGATGAGTAAGTTAACGCCAGCTGATGTTTACTCATTGGCGAAGGCGTTCCATAATACTATTAGTGATTATGCCCTTATAATATCAGGGAACAGTGAATTATCAATACTGGCTACTAGGGAGTATCATAAAGCCTCAGAGTCCCTTGTGGTTAAGGAAAGAGGTAAGAGTTACCCAGGCTTATTATACTGGAGGAACGTAATAGACAGATTATCAACGGGTGAATTACCATTAAGGTTAATGCTACTGTGCAATAGAGGCTTTGAATATGTTAGCACCATTAAGAGCAAGGCTGCATCATACGCATTATGGGTTCCTGAAGGCTTCCTACTTAATGGGCTATCCCATGACACTGCAGTATTCATACCGCTTATTGGGGGGAGACTAAGGTTAAGTGAAGGCGGTAGGGTTATTAGAATTGGGGTTGATAGTCTTGGAAAACCTGTTGAGGTTGACCTAGATTCCTTACCGGCAGGCCACATGCTTCTACTGGGGCCTACTGGTATGGGTAAATCATGGGCTGCACGGACCATATTAGCTAGGTTAATTAAAATGGGGTTAAGGGTTGTGGTAATTGATCCACATGGTGAATACGGTAACTTAGGTTTACCCACTATTGATGTTTCTGAACGCTTCGTGGACTTCCTTAATCCTGTAAGTAAGGTTGAGGGTAAGGAGACTATACTAAGGGTTGCGCAGTCAATATCTGAGGCATTCAATGTAAGTGACCTTGACTTAATACTGAGTGATTTAGGAGACTTTAATGAACATGAAGACTTTAGGGAGACGTTTAGTAAAGCAGCGGAGGCTACGTATAGTGTGGAACTCTCATACATATATAGCATTATATCTAACAGCCTAGGCAGAAGGGGCCTTATTACCCCTGAGGAGTTAAGGCAGGGGATGGTTTTATCCTTTAAGTCAATATTACCTAACCCTGAATTAACAGCCTTCGCGATGAACCAGGTTACCGCATACCTTTACTCGATGTTTGCCGGTAAGATGGGTAAGCTAAGCAGTATACTGGCTATTGATGAGGCGTACTACGTCATGGGTAGTAAGTTAATGGAACTCTACGTGAGGGGGCTTAGGAAGTCGGGCCTTGGTGTGATGCTTATAACACAAACTCTAACTAATGTATCAAGTAGCCTAATTCAAAACATGCCCCTAATCATAATGATGGGTGGACCTGATTCCTACATAATTGAGTCTATGAGTTACCTTAAGCTTGACCAAAATGAATTTGAGTGGCTTAGGCTAGGCTTAGCACCTCACATGATGGGGAATAGAAGTAGGGCATTACTTATAGAGGGGCCTGTAAGGAGGCAAGTACTTGTGGATCTTGATCCAAGACTAAAACCCACGAATAATTAA
- a CDS encoding pyridoxal phosphate-dependent aminotransferase: MRELSDRISALRESPTRRIDAIRERLRRENRDIIVLSAGQPSIPPPPEIRAIMAEELAKESMDLYAYTPSQGIVELREAVSEDLKRLGSLDVKPDDIVIVAGGQEAMFATLMTILNPGDEVILMDPTYFGYKPLIEYFGARIKRLKLSMDDGFRINVEALKELISSRTKAVILVSPDNPTGSIVSEDVAKALADLAKDKDFWIISDEAYRTLIYEGNHVYFYKYAPDYVISLNTFSKDPGIPGWRLGFVYGPREVVSRIKLAGEEMTYCPPSFAQRFVATYLRSEVRLKHIKYVVEQYRAKRDAAVDAIRRNLPEAKFIVPKGSMFIFVDLAKYIDDSDKFAEFAMEKYSVALVPGSYFSEQYKAAVRVSFVWERTDRLIEGIRRLAEAAKAYKSS; encoded by the coding sequence GTGCGTGAACTTTCCGATAGAATATCCGCTTTAAGGGAATCACCAACCAGAAGAATTGATGCGATAAGGGAAAGGCTTAGGCGTGAAAACAGGGATATAATAGTTTTATCCGCTGGTCAACCAAGCATACCCCCACCCCCTGAGATTAGGGCAATAATGGCTGAGGAATTAGCTAAGGAAAGCATGGACCTATACGCGTACACGCCAAGTCAAGGTATAGTTGAGTTAAGGGAAGCTGTTTCTGAAGACTTGAAGAGACTTGGTTCTCTTGACGTTAAGCCTGATGACATAGTTATCGTAGCCGGTGGTCAGGAGGCCATGTTCGCAACATTAATGACTATATTGAATCCTGGTGATGAAGTAATACTAATGGATCCAACATACTTCGGTTACAAACCCCTAATAGAGTACTTCGGTGCTAGGATCAAGAGGTTAAAGTTAAGCATGGATGATGGTTTCAGGATAAACGTGGAGGCTCTTAAGGAATTAATAAGCAGTAGGACTAAGGCAGTGATCCTTGTTTCCCCAGATAATCCAACGGGTTCCATAGTTAGTGAGGATGTTGCAAAGGCCTTAGCCGACTTAGCTAAGGATAAGGACTTCTGGATAATATCGGATGAAGCCTACAGAACCCTAATCTACGAGGGTAATCACGTATACTTCTATAAGTACGCCCCAGATTACGTAATATCCTTAAACACGTTTTCAAAGGATCCTGGAATACCAGGTTGGAGGCTTGGCTTTGTTTATGGACCCAGGGAGGTTGTTTCAAGAATTAAGCTAGCCGGTGAGGAGATGACGTATTGTCCACCATCATTTGCGCAGCGCTTTGTAGCAACATACTTAAGATCTGAGGTTAGGTTAAAGCACATTAAGTACGTTGTTGAGCAGTACCGTGCTAAGAGGGATGCAGCCGTTGATGCTATTAGGAGGAATTTACCTGAGGCTAAGTTCATAGTCCCGAAGGGTTCAATGTTCATTTTCGTGGATTTGGCGAAGTACATTGATGATAGTGACAAGTTCGCTGAATTCGCCATGGAGAAGTATAGTGTTGCCTTAGTTCCGGGAAGCTACTTCAGTGAACAGTATAAGGCGGCTGTAAGGGTTTCATTTGTGTGGGAGAGGACTGACCGCCTAATTGAGGGTATTAGGAGACTGGCTGAGGCGGCCAAGGCTTATAAATCTTCATGA
- a CDS encoding ATP-dependent 6-phosphofructokinase, with translation MRIGILTSGGDAPGLNIAVYSFIKLAEKKHELFAVLHGWEGFIDGSIRRIESMDILPYLSMGGTVLKTSRRNVFDNEDDARKLVEAINNYGLDCVLAIGGDGSLKASYKATELDIRVIHIPKTIDNDVFGTDFTIGFDSAVNAAVNVTESFKTTLVSHERIGVVEVMGREAGWVALHTGLATMADATLIPEYPLTIDFIINKLIEAYKVKHYALVVTAEGINVSDGMITANKHPMPNGIGYKLAELIEKMTGIETRGVSPGHSIRGVQPSVFDRVLAVNYAAKAYEAVENELCNVMVNYSGSRYGYVPIHEVVGRNKLVGGEWLRLYEDFWIN, from the coding sequence ATGAGGATTGGAATACTAACCAGTGGTGGGGATGCCCCTGGATTAAACATTGCAGTTTACTCCTTCATTAAGCTAGCTGAGAAGAAGCATGAATTATTCGCTGTGCTTCATGGTTGGGAAGGATTCATTGATGGTTCCATTAGGAGAATTGAATCCATGGATATATTGCCCTATTTATCAATGGGTGGCACAGTACTTAAGACGTCGAGGAGAAATGTGTTTGATAATGAAGATGATGCTAGGAAACTTGTTGAAGCCATTAATAATTATGGCCTTGATTGCGTGCTTGCAATTGGTGGCGATGGATCATTGAAAGCCTCCTATAAGGCCACTGAACTGGATATACGAGTCATTCATATTCCTAAGACTATTGATAATGATGTTTTTGGTACTGATTTTACTATTGGTTTTGATTCTGCTGTTAATGCTGCTGTTAATGTTACTGAGTCTTTTAAGACTACGTTAGTGTCTCATGAGAGGATTGGCGTAGTTGAGGTTATGGGTAGGGAAGCAGGATGGGTAGCACTACACACAGGACTAGCAACAATGGCAGACGCAACACTAATACCTGAATACCCATTAACAATAGACTTCATAATTAATAAGCTTATTGAGGCCTATAAGGTAAAGCACTACGCATTAGTTGTAACAGCTGAGGGCATTAACGTGAGTGACGGTATGATTACAGCCAATAAGCACCCCATGCCTAATGGAATTGGGTATAAGTTGGCTGAGTTAATTGAGAAAATGACTGGGATAGAAACTAGGGGTGTTTCACCAGGTCATTCAATAAGGGGTGTTCAACCATCTGTGTTTGATCGGGTTTTAGCCGTTAACTATGCTGCTAAGGCTTATGAGGCCGTGGAGAACGAGTTATGTAATGTTATGGTTAATTACAGTGGGTCAAGGTATGGTTACGTACCAATACATGAGGTTGTTGGTAGGAATAAGCTTGTTGGTGGTGAATGGCTTAGGCTTTATGAGGATTTTTGGATTAATTAA
- a CDS encoding adenosylcobalamin-dependent ribonucleoside-diphosphate reductase, with product MEQKVTGERTMITVIKRNGLREEFNPVKLLNSLKLAGAPDPERVLEEATGQIRGKGEVNSSEISDAVQLIMLNLISEDFRWHDAARNYLLFSIYKQVWGKEVIKSVNSGSLTLSEVYRRGFRDWFNHGLNQGLWNPDAAKFYEKHLDELMSKLDPSRDMLLTYNGIRTLMSRYLMKRLDGSFFETPQYMWMRIAMGVAYSEVKYGNDPVNWVKEFYDLTSQLKFLPNSPTMFNALTKLGELSACFVIPVDDCLSKDSNRDNPNCFFGIMDAAKLAALLFQAGAGVGYQFGELRPEGDVVKSTSGVASGPLSFMRLFDTLVDVIKQGGKRRGAQMGMLFWWHPDVEKFITSKTGQLKDVQLQNFNISVTIDDYFMTKALRGEDVYLLNPRECNCLYQTWGQDFVKCYEECVSKVKAGLVKVWRRVNAGELWSKIVESAWDSGDPGLWNKDVANSKIEFINNAVFDKYKVINGTNPCGEVALYPFESCNLGSINLTRYIKDGSIDWESLAKDVVLAVRFLDDVIDANQHPHEYLDRANKASRRIGLGINGWADVLVSLDIPYDSPKAIALADVVMGFVTRVAVRASVELAKEKGPFPLWPSSKWRSGFLPWRAHEERVSKMLEVKGVSSDVEEYLDILKLGYGELGSLPNKAEEYLAKLRATDDELIKDASTVGVRNGALISIAPEGSRSLIAGVNSSIEPIFAIAYVRNLSIGKLIEYNYTALRKLKDSNALDNETTSKVLETGMLPSNHVMHSLLKTANEIHWRWHVFMQVTFAKWSDSGVSKTINMPSNATKEDINGAYSLAWALGAFGITVYRDKSKSVQVIYTGVERKGKAQSTESKAIKVTVKAINLNKEIEENKLEEIGETDDPACRTGVCG from the coding sequence ATGGAACAGAAAGTTACTGGAGAGAGAACTATGATTACGGTAATTAAGAGAAACGGCCTAAGGGAGGAATTTAATCCAGTTAAGTTACTTAACAGTTTAAAATTAGCGGGGGCACCTGATCCGGAACGTGTACTTGAGGAGGCTACTGGCCAAATTAGGGGTAAGGGTGAAGTTAACTCAAGTGAAATATCTGATGCTGTTCAATTAATTATGCTTAACTTAATTAGTGAGGACTTTAGGTGGCATGATGCAGCTAGAAACTACCTACTCTTCAGTATTTACAAGCAGGTCTGGGGTAAGGAGGTGATTAAGAGTGTTAATTCAGGTTCATTAACATTAAGTGAAGTCTACAGGAGGGGCTTCAGGGATTGGTTCAACCACGGGCTTAACCAAGGCTTATGGAACCCTGATGCTGCTAAATTCTATGAGAAGCACTTGGATGAGTTAATGAGTAAACTGGACCCATCAAGGGACATGCTCCTAACCTATAATGGTATTAGGACACTTATGAGTAGGTACCTTATGAAGAGACTTGATGGCTCATTCTTTGAGACCCCACAGTACATGTGGATGAGGATAGCCATGGGTGTAGCCTACAGTGAGGTTAAGTACGGTAATGACCCAGTTAATTGGGTTAAGGAATTCTACGACTTAACAAGTCAATTGAAGTTTCTTCCCAATTCCCCAACAATGTTTAACGCCCTCACTAAGCTGGGTGAGTTATCGGCATGCTTCGTTATACCTGTTGATGACTGCTTAAGTAAGGATAGTAATAGGGATAATCCAAACTGCTTCTTCGGAATAATGGATGCAGCCAAGTTAGCTGCATTACTCTTCCAAGCCGGTGCTGGGGTTGGTTACCAGTTCGGTGAATTAAGGCCTGAGGGTGATGTCGTTAAATCAACGAGTGGTGTGGCCTCAGGCCCATTATCATTCATGAGGCTCTTCGATACCCTGGTGGATGTTATTAAGCAGGGTGGTAAGAGGCGTGGAGCTCAAATGGGTATGCTCTTCTGGTGGCATCCTGATGTTGAGAAGTTCATAACTTCAAAGACAGGTCAATTGAAGGATGTTCAGCTCCAGAACTTCAACATAAGCGTAACCATAGATGATTACTTCATGACCAAGGCCCTAAGGGGTGAAGACGTATATCTACTTAATCCAAGGGAATGCAATTGCCTATACCAAACTTGGGGCCAGGATTTCGTTAAATGTTATGAGGAATGCGTAAGCAAGGTTAAGGCAGGCCTGGTGAAGGTATGGAGGAGGGTTAATGCGGGTGAATTATGGAGTAAGATAGTTGAGTCAGCCTGGGATAGCGGTGACCCAGGATTATGGAATAAGGATGTGGCTAATAGTAAGATAGAGTTCATAAACAATGCGGTGTTTGATAAATATAAGGTGATAAATGGAACCAACCCATGCGGTGAAGTGGCCCTGTACCCATTTGAATCCTGCAACTTAGGTAGCATAAACTTAACCAGGTACATTAAGGATGGTTCAATTGATTGGGAATCCTTGGCTAAGGATGTGGTTCTAGCGGTCAGGTTCCTTGATGATGTTATTGACGCTAACCAGCACCCACACGAGTACCTTGATAGGGCTAATAAGGCTAGTAGGAGAATTGGCCTAGGCATTAATGGTTGGGCTGATGTACTGGTGTCACTTGACATACCTTACGATTCACCTAAGGCCATTGCATTAGCCGACGTGGTAATGGGGTTTGTAACGAGGGTTGCAGTTAGGGCCAGTGTAGAGTTAGCTAAGGAGAAGGGCCCATTCCCGCTTTGGCCATCAAGCAAGTGGAGGAGTGGCTTCCTACCCTGGAGGGCTCATGAGGAGAGGGTTTCAAAGATGCTTGAGGTTAAGGGTGTTTCAAGCGACGTGGAGGAGTACCTTGATATCCTTAAGTTAGGTTACGGTGAATTAGGTAGCCTACCCAATAAGGCTGAGGAGTACTTGGCTAAGTTAAGGGCAACTGATGATGAGTTAATTAAAGATGCATCAACAGTGGGTGTTAGGAATGGTGCCTTAATCAGCATTGCCCCAGAGGGTTCAAGAAGCCTAATTGCTGGGGTTAATTCAAGCATAGAGCCTATCTTTGCAATAGCCTACGTGAGGAATTTAAGCATTGGGAAGTTAATAGAGTATAATTACACAGCCCTCAGGAAGCTTAAGGACTCCAATGCATTGGATAATGAAACAACCTCCAAGGTGCTTGAAACCGGTATGCTGCCCAGTAACCATGTAATGCATTCACTACTCAAGACCGCTAATGAAATACACTGGAGGTGGCATGTCTTCATGCAGGTCACCTTCGCCAAGTGGAGTGACTCTGGGGTAAGCAAGACAATAAACATGCCCAGTAACGCAACTAAAGAGGATATCAACGGAGCATACAGCCTGGCCTGGGCCCTAGGAGCATTCGGTATAACGGTGTACAGGGATAAGAGTAAGTCAGTTCAAGTAATATACACTGGCGTCGAGAGGAAGGGTAAGGCCCAGAGCACTGAGTCTAAGGCAATTAAGGTTACTGTTAAGGCCATTAACCTCAATAAGGAAATCGAGGAGAATAAGCTTGAGGAAATAGGTGAAACAGATGACCCAGCGTGTAGAACAGGGGTATGTGGATAA
- a CDS encoding methyltransferase domain-containing protein: protein MMTITSKVRVRELYERMGLSYLELYLVESVTGYLTLIEGVKLRDVRVIDIGCGLGIGAGLLSGITKQYACIDIACGLLRYPASLPNVDVVCSDGAMLPIRSSSFNTSILLNTVNADLDGSDLIREARRVSSLVLARSPRSIDNELIATLLRGG, encoded by the coding sequence ATGATGACAATTACCAGTAAGGTAAGAGTTAGGGAACTCTACGAGAGAATGGGGTTAAGTTACCTTGAGCTTTACCTAGTGGAAAGTGTTACGGGTTATTTAACATTAATTGAGGGGGTTAAGTTAAGGGATGTGAGGGTTATTGACATTGGGTGTGGGCTGGGAATTGGGGCGGGTTTACTCTCAGGTATTACGAAGCAGTACGCCTGTATTGATATTGCATGCGGCTTATTAAGGTACCCAGCTAGTCTACCTAATGTTGACGTTGTATGCTCCGATGGAGCAATGTTGCCCATTAGGTCATCATCCTTCAACACCTCTATTCTACTTAACACTGTTAATGCTGACTTAGACGGCTCAGACTTGATAAGGGAGGCACGTAGGGTTAGTAGTCTTGTCCTCGCTAGGTCACCTAGGAGTATTGATAATGAGCTTATCGCTACGCTACTTCGCGGTGGCTAA